A section of the Leminorella richardii genome encodes:
- a CDS encoding helix-turn-helix domain-containing protein produces MDLSIKKPSEIVKLLCERLRKERITLQMTQSDVAVRAGVGVNTVSNLESGRNISFESLVRVAMVLGRSKELEALFKPKLESLDDLRRYEKNVSRQRIKKRNPHDK; encoded by the coding sequence ATGGATTTATCAATCAAGAAGCCCAGTGAAATAGTCAAACTTCTGTGTGAGCGTTTACGTAAGGAACGCATCACTCTACAGATGACTCAGTCTGATGTGGCAGTCAGAGCAGGTGTGGGCGTCAATACCGTTTCCAATCTGGAATCGGGCCGAAACATTAGTTTTGAAAGTCTCGTAAGAGTGGCGATGGTCTTGGGCCGTAGCAAAGAGCTGGAAGCGTTATTCAAACCAAAGCTAGAGAGCCTCGACGACCTTCGTCGTTATGAAAAGAATGTAAGTCGCCAGCGTATAAAAAAGAGGAACCCGCATGATAAATAG
- a CDS encoding adenine deaminase, with translation MSSSVETRRRAVLAARGESSFDLLLTDARVVDMVTGEIRDADVGIVGEMIASVHPRHSRTDASESHSLKGAYLSPGLMDTHVHLESSHLPPERYAEIVLTQGTTAVFWDPHELANVLGVEGVRYAVAASRDLPLQVMVAAPSSVPSTPGLEMSGADFAGAEMETMLAWPEVCGVAEVMDMHGVLHGSDRMQEILQAGLDSGKLIEGHARGLSGADLQAYLAAGVTSDHELTSAEDALEKLRAGLTLEIRGSHPYLLPDIVNALKTLPHLSSQITVCTDDVPPDMLLEKGGIIALLNLLIEHGLSATDVLRFATLNAAIRLQRNDLGLIAAGRRADLVVFDSLENLKAREVFVAGKLIARDGALLQPIAAAAGVKPPRDTLQVAPLSADDFVLRVAGINHGVARLRHIRGARFTQWGEIEVQVRDGEVQLPDGFSLIWVKHRHGRHEAAPQISLLEGWGELRGAIATSYSHDSHNLVVLGRDAQDMALAANRLIASGGGMALSQQGNILAHVAMPIAGMLSDLPAPELAKQFRELRDLSAKVADWEPPYRVFKAIEGTCLACNAGPHLTDLGLTDGTTRQIVDPLIDCRETPEYHNNNHQGA, from the coding sequence ATGTCCAGCAGTGTTGAAACTCGCCGCCGCGCTGTGCTGGCTGCGCGCGGTGAATCCTCCTTTGATCTGTTACTGACTGACGCGCGTGTCGTCGATATGGTTACCGGCGAAATCCGCGATGCTGATGTGGGTATAGTTGGCGAGATGATTGCCAGTGTTCACCCGCGACATAGCCGCACCGATGCGAGTGAAAGCCATTCCCTAAAGGGCGCTTATTTGTCGCCGGGGCTAATGGATACCCACGTTCATCTTGAAAGTTCGCATTTACCGCCTGAACGCTATGCGGAAATCGTCCTCACTCAGGGTACGACCGCCGTTTTTTGGGATCCCCATGAGCTGGCTAATGTGTTGGGGGTTGAAGGCGTACGCTACGCGGTTGCCGCTAGCCGAGATTTACCGCTACAGGTGATGGTGGCTGCCCCCTCCAGCGTGCCGTCCACTCCGGGACTGGAGATGTCCGGCGCGGACTTTGCTGGGGCCGAAATGGAAACCATGCTGGCGTGGCCAGAAGTGTGCGGCGTCGCTGAAGTGATGGATATGCACGGCGTGCTGCACGGCAGCGATCGGATGCAGGAAATCCTCCAGGCAGGCCTCGACAGCGGAAAGCTGATTGAAGGCCACGCCCGCGGGCTGAGCGGGGCGGATTTACAGGCCTATCTTGCTGCCGGAGTGACCTCCGACCATGAGCTGACCTCTGCGGAGGACGCGCTGGAAAAGCTGCGCGCTGGGCTGACGCTGGAAATTCGCGGTTCACATCCGTACCTGCTGCCGGACATCGTTAATGCGCTGAAAACGCTGCCGCACCTCTCTTCGCAAATTACTGTCTGTACCGACGATGTGCCGCCGGACATGCTGCTGGAAAAAGGCGGCATTATCGCTCTGCTTAACCTGCTGATTGAACACGGACTCTCGGCGACTGATGTGCTGCGTTTCGCGACGCTTAACGCGGCGATCCGCCTCCAGCGTAACGACCTTGGACTGATTGCCGCCGGGCGCCGTGCGGATCTGGTGGTCTTTGACTCTTTGGAAAATCTAAAGGCGCGTGAAGTGTTTGTCGCTGGGAAGCTGATTGCCCGCGATGGCGCTCTGCTGCAGCCCATCGCTGCTGCTGCGGGGGTTAAACCACCGCGCGACACCCTGCAAGTTGCGCCGCTTAGCGCTGACGATTTTGTTCTACGCGTGGCGGGGATTAACCACGGTGTTGCTCGCCTACGGCACATTCGCGGCGCGCGCTTTACCCAGTGGGGAGAGATCGAGGTGCAGGTTCGTGACGGAGAAGTCCAACTGCCTGACGGTTTCAGCCTGATTTGGGTTAAACACCGCCACGGTCGACACGAGGCGGCTCCGCAAATTTCCCTGCTGGAAGGCTGGGGAGAACTGCGCGGCGCAATTGCCACCAGCTATTCTCACGACTCGCATAACCTGGTGGTGCTGGGGCGCGATGCGCAAGACATGGCGCTAGCGGCTAACCGGCTTATCGCTTCCGGCGGCGGTATGGCGCTGTCGCAGCAGGGCAACATTCTGGCTCACGTGGCCATGCCGATTGCCGGCATGCTGTCAGACCTGCCTGCGCCAGAGCTGGCTAAGCAATTCCGCGAGCTTCGCGACTTAAGCGCCAAAGTGGCCGACTGGGAGCCGCCGTACCGGGTATTCAAGGCGATTGAAGGCACCTGCCTTGCCTGCAACGCTGGGCCGCATTTGACCGATTTGGGTTTGACCGATGGCACCACTCGCCAAATTGTCGACCCGCTGATTGACTGCCGGGAAACCCCGGAATATCACAACAATAATCATCAGGGAGCTTGA
- a CDS encoding type II toxin-antitoxin system HipA family toxin — MINSVDVYYEGWGEHWLWGTLASTTALTGRPLILFEYSQTAIEKDLELSALTLPLEGQRLRRDFPTHQMGLPGPVYDSLPDGWGMLLMDRLFKQRGLNIARISPLDRLTYIGSNAMGAMTFVPAQPETLPVTEDIPISQLASEVQEFLDGEGGKFLYRLLQMGGSPQGARPKALLYRDIASSRFTTSSIAGQEPWLIKFPARQEHPEVCAIEMIYAHCLRECGIPTSETEYFELPNGLSAFATKRFDRHLGMRVPMQSLAAFTGADYQIAGSLDYTSFLRATQICTNDVSEKIRAFERVVFNVIFNNRDDHPKNFAYIMSSSGEWALAPAFDVTYCDGPGGYHQMDVMGEALNISREQIVKLGTQEAELSEPEVSQIVERISDVAAGFTKKARAILPGGITHNTLDYIQSQIDCNINRLR, encoded by the coding sequence ATGATAAATAGTGTCGACGTTTACTACGAAGGATGGGGTGAACATTGGCTCTGGGGAACCCTTGCAAGCACAACGGCTTTAACCGGACGGCCTCTGATTCTGTTTGAATATAGCCAGACTGCAATTGAGAAAGATCTTGAGCTTTCTGCCCTAACTTTGCCGTTAGAAGGTCAGCGGCTACGCCGAGATTTCCCAACACATCAGATGGGGCTGCCCGGACCGGTTTATGATTCCCTACCTGATGGCTGGGGAATGCTGCTGATGGATCGGCTATTCAAACAGCGCGGATTGAATATCGCCCGCATTAGCCCTCTGGATAGACTGACGTATATTGGCAGCAATGCAATGGGAGCCATGACGTTTGTCCCCGCCCAGCCGGAGACGCTACCTGTAACAGAAGATATTCCGATTAGTCAGCTCGCTTCTGAAGTGCAGGAATTTCTTGATGGTGAAGGGGGAAAATTCTTATACAGGCTTCTTCAAATGGGAGGATCCCCGCAGGGCGCACGCCCAAAGGCGCTGCTGTATCGCGATATAGCAAGCAGTCGTTTCACTACCTCATCAATCGCAGGCCAGGAACCATGGCTAATCAAGTTCCCAGCCAGACAGGAGCACCCCGAAGTTTGCGCCATTGAAATGATATATGCTCACTGCCTGCGTGAATGCGGCATTCCTACTTCGGAAACCGAATATTTTGAACTGCCTAATGGACTATCGGCATTCGCGACAAAAAGGTTTGATAGGCATCTGGGTATGCGGGTTCCGATGCAAAGTCTTGCCGCTTTCACTGGCGCAGATTATCAGATTGCCGGATCGCTGGACTACACCAGCTTTTTACGAGCAACGCAGATATGTACCAATGACGTGAGTGAGAAAATACGCGCCTTTGAACGTGTCGTTTTTAACGTGATCTTCAATAACCGGGACGACCACCCTAAAAACTTTGCGTATATTATGTCTTCAAGCGGTGAATGGGCGCTGGCTCCCGCCTTTGATGTTACATATTGCGACGGCCCCGGCGGATATCATCAAATGGACGTGATGGGAGAAGCGCTCAATATCAGCCGTGAGCAGATAGTCAAACTGGGTACACAAGAAGCCGAACTTTCAGAGCCTGAAGTAAGTCAGATCGTTGAGCGAATATCTGATGTCGCCGCTGGGTTCACCAAAAAGGCCAGAGCCATACTTCCGGGGGGAATCACCCACAATACGCTTGACTACATCCAGTCCCAGATTGATTGTAATATCAATCGGCTGCGGTAG
- a CDS encoding LysR family transcriptional regulator, translating to MTEPWQRLPALSLKQLQYFVTLAQLRHFTDTASHLAISQPALSSALRQIETVLGGKLVNRTASAVTLTELGAAILPHAQRVLSVAQMAFQDMRQIVEAGGDGTVRIGLVPSVSSLLFPLLPQTLTQAFPRLRIEFHDQTNDDLIRGLQNGKIDFGIGAIDSSLPPELQVYPLREDPFVAVLHRDDPLADRSHLPWKQLAGRDIAVFSKGNIRRLVTALAESHRLTLNTRYQVDYIETLYGLVRSRLAVAILPELYTTHLQDPTLKLAQLQQPALMRTVALMRGPQALPPLIEESFSLLLEALREKG from the coding sequence ATGACCGAACCCTGGCAGCGCCTGCCCGCGCTCTCCCTTAAGCAGCTACAATACTTCGTGACGCTGGCGCAGCTGCGCCATTTCACCGATACCGCTAGTCATCTGGCAATCAGCCAGCCGGCGCTGAGCAGCGCCCTGCGGCAAATAGAAACCGTGCTGGGAGGTAAGCTGGTTAATCGCACCGCCTCTGCCGTCACGCTAACCGAGCTGGGCGCAGCAATTTTACCGCACGCCCAGCGCGTACTGAGCGTCGCTCAGATGGCGTTTCAGGATATGCGGCAAATCGTCGAAGCCGGCGGCGACGGGACGGTACGTATCGGCCTAGTCCCTTCGGTCAGCTCTTTGCTATTTCCCCTGTTACCTCAGACCCTGACACAGGCCTTTCCACGCCTGAGAATAGAGTTTCACGACCAGACTAACGATGATCTTATCCGCGGGCTGCAAAACGGGAAAATTGACTTCGGCATCGGCGCTATCGACAGCTCCCTGCCCCCAGAACTACAGGTTTATCCGCTGCGGGAAGATCCCTTCGTTGCCGTGCTGCACCGTGACGATCCGCTGGCCGACAGGTCGCACCTGCCGTGGAAGCAGCTGGCGGGGCGCGACATTGCGGTGTTCTCGAAAGGAAATATCCGGCGCTTGGTCACGGCGCTGGCGGAAAGCCATCGCTTAACGCTGAATACGCGCTATCAGGTGGACTATATCGAAACCCTCTATGGCTTGGTGCGTTCACGGCTGGCGGTGGCGATTTTACCGGAGCTATACACTACCCACTTACAGGATCCCACGTTAAAACTCGCACAACTGCAACAGCCCGCACTGATGCGCACCGTAGCGCTCATGCGCGGGCCACAGGCGCTGCCGCCGCTGATAGAAGAGAGCTTTTCTTTGCTGTTAGAGGCATTGCGGGAAAAGGGATAG
- a CDS encoding AraC family transcriptional regulator, translating to MQQLIVERWSAHYRTQSSAIVVPDGCRDLLFITSAGRGSEVYITELDSCAYGVESAAGDRYDGFRFRPDCIIDESKLSHYLSDPRLTPDHPTLLSIIHDTVHVDGQLAEALKALRILNGLTQASQELGVSRRTLERVVKSKTGKSPLFWLRLLRMRRTAAMLSGSHSVSLSDVAAHGGYCDQSHMNREFQLWLGVTPAAFSANERWQQAFGAGFD from the coding sequence ATGCAGCAGCTTATTGTGGAACGCTGGAGCGCTCACTACCGAACACAATCCAGTGCAATTGTCGTTCCCGACGGCTGTCGGGATCTTCTTTTCATCACCAGTGCGGGCCGTGGGTCAGAAGTCTATATCACCGAGCTTGATAGCTGCGCATATGGAGTAGAAAGCGCTGCCGGGGATCGGTATGACGGTTTCCGGTTCCGACCGGACTGCATTATTGATGAAAGCAAGCTGTCGCACTATCTCAGCGATCCACGGCTAACGCCGGATCACCCGACGCTACTGTCTATCATCCACGATACCGTTCATGTCGATGGGCAGCTTGCTGAAGCCCTAAAGGCGCTGCGGATACTTAACGGCTTGACGCAGGCGAGTCAGGAACTAGGGGTGAGTCGTCGTACGCTGGAGAGAGTGGTCAAAAGCAAGACCGGGAAGAGCCCGCTGTTCTGGCTGCGGCTACTGCGAATGAGGAGAACGGCAGCGATGCTATCGGGCTCTCATTCCGTTTCGCTGTCGGACGTTGCAGCGCATGGCGGTTACTGTGACCAGTCGCATATGAACCGGGAGTTCCAGCTCTGGTTGGGCGTTACGCCTGCTGCGTTCAGCGCGAATGAGCGCTGGCAGCAGGCTTTTGGTGCGGGCTTTGATTAA
- a CDS encoding NCS2 family permease, producing MADNTLHASTSTQGSWLERRFALYSRGSSVRTECLAGITGFLAAAYLLVVIPGLLAVGGMDKGAATTGTILVFVGGTLLMAFYANLPFIVGPGIGGSVLVGVTLAGSEGIGWQVGLGIACWSGVLFFLLTKFGLREVVTRSVPQSIKLGLTASIGLFVAVLGFRNAGLVLANAKTNALMLGDFLSPGALVALCGLFLAIALQARKIPGSILWAILFATLIGIPMGVTKLPGSFIDMPHSLTPVFAQIDMIGALNIAFLPFLFVFFASEFFSTMGTTLAVGGEAGLLDEEGNMPNINRPFVVDSIAAAIGPWLGIPAATALIESSAAAEAGGKTGLTALSAAVMFLLMLLFTPVALMIPKEATAPALILIGLNMFSGLRKVDLGNFTDGLPVLMMVMITLIANSFGTGIAGGLLFYIVIKAIAGKWKEIPLGLWILAVPLVYYFATLVKH from the coding sequence ATGGCCGATAATACCCTTCACGCATCAACATCCACGCAGGGAAGCTGGCTGGAGCGCCGCTTTGCCCTGTACTCTCGCGGTAGCTCGGTGCGCACGGAGTGCCTCGCAGGTATTACCGGCTTTCTCGCCGCTGCCTATCTGCTGGTAGTTATCCCTGGCCTGCTGGCGGTCGGCGGGATGGATAAGGGCGCGGCGACTACCGGTACTATTTTGGTGTTTGTCGGCGGCACGCTGCTGATGGCGTTCTATGCCAACCTGCCGTTTATCGTCGGGCCGGGCATCGGTGGTTCGGTGCTGGTGGGCGTAACGCTGGCGGGCAGTGAAGGCATCGGCTGGCAGGTCGGCCTCGGCATTGCCTGCTGGTCCGGGGTGTTATTCTTTCTGCTGACCAAATTCGGCCTGCGCGAAGTGGTCACCCGCTCGGTGCCGCAGTCCATCAAGCTGGGGCTGACGGCCTCTATCGGCCTGTTTGTCGCCGTGCTTGGCTTTCGCAACGCCGGGCTGGTGCTGGCGAACGCCAAAACCAACGCGCTGATGCTGGGGGACTTCCTCTCTCCCGGCGCGCTGGTGGCGCTGTGTGGCCTGTTCCTTGCCATTGCTTTGCAGGCGCGTAAGATCCCCGGCTCCATTCTGTGGGCGATTCTGTTTGCGACTCTGATCGGTATTCCTATGGGCGTGACCAAGCTGCCGGGCAGCTTTATCGATATGCCCCATTCTTTGACGCCGGTTTTTGCACAGATAGACATGATTGGCGCGCTGAACATCGCCTTCCTGCCGTTTCTGTTTGTCTTTTTCGCCTCGGAGTTCTTTTCCACTATGGGCACCACGCTGGCGGTAGGCGGCGAGGCGGGCCTGTTGGATGAAGAAGGCAATATGCCGAACATCAACCGTCCGTTTGTGGTTGACTCGATTGCGGCGGCGATTGGCCCGTGGCTTGGCATTCCGGCCGCTACCGCGCTGATTGAATCCTCGGCGGCAGCCGAAGCGGGCGGTAAAACCGGCTTAACGGCGCTGTCGGCGGCGGTGATGTTCCTGCTGATGCTGCTGTTTACTCCGGTGGCGCTGATGATCCCGAAAGAGGCCACCGCTCCGGCGCTGATCCTTATCGGCCTGAATATGTTCAGCGGCCTGCGCAAAGTGGATTTGGGGAATTTCACTGACGGGCTGCCGGTGCTGATGATGGTGATGATCACCCTGATTGCTAACAGCTTCGGCACCGGTATCGCCGGAGGTCTGCTGTTCTATATCGTGATTAAAGCCATTGCCGGCAAGTGGAAAGAAATCCCGCTGGGCCTGTGGATACTTGCCGTTCCGCTGGTTTACTATTTTGCGACGCTGGTGAAGCATTAA
- a CDS encoding DUF4286 family protein — translation MNKTPTDDELDSVLLVELPGIRWTADDAQAARNRVITIPLDIVTAVDREETWVYAAIGNSARQGEIALSEETLIRGLIGGTPNQHTPVRIRSLLRINALGSAELGLAQKWHYVAETDILDHAEHEFNQWFDKEHLPLLAAIPGTQQARRYKSNGSPRYFTCYDLETRETHGNAQWRAAASTPWRNKMHESFLNSRRTMFTRI, via the coding sequence TTGAATAAAACACCAACCGACGATGAACTAGACAGCGTTTTACTCGTAGAACTTCCAGGCATTCGCTGGACTGCCGATGACGCCCAAGCCGCTCGAAATCGCGTCATCACTATACCGTTGGATATCGTCACGGCGGTGGATCGAGAAGAGACCTGGGTATACGCAGCAATCGGCAATAGCGCGCGTCAAGGTGAGATCGCGTTAAGTGAGGAAACGCTAATTCGTGGACTGATTGGGGGAACGCCGAACCAGCATACGCCCGTAAGGATCCGCTCACTGCTTCGCATCAATGCTCTTGGCAGCGCCGAGCTAGGGCTGGCGCAGAAGTGGCACTATGTAGCGGAAACCGATATCCTCGATCACGCCGAGCATGAGTTCAACCAATGGTTTGATAAAGAGCATTTACCTTTGCTGGCCGCAATCCCAGGCACCCAGCAGGCACGCCGCTATAAGTCGAACGGATCGCCTCGCTATTTTACGTGTTACGACCTAGAAACCCGAGAAACGCATGGAAATGCACAGTGGCGGGCGGCGGCGTCCACGCCTTGGCGAAATAAGATGCATGAGAGTTTTTTAAACTCCAGAAGAACGATGTTTACTCGAATTTAG
- a CDS encoding VOC family protein — MQFAYTILYVDDVPQMMDFYHRAFGFEIHFLHDSKDWGELATGATKLSFCSRKLLAQTGTKAGKSDHRQPIFEIAFTTDDVPAAFKRAIDAGAILVEDVKEMDWGQTISYVADPENNLVEICSAVA; from the coding sequence ATGCAGTTTGCCTACACGATTTTATATGTTGATGACGTCCCACAAATGATGGACTTTTATCACCGCGCCTTTGGGTTTGAGATCCACTTTTTACATGACAGTAAAGACTGGGGAGAATTGGCTACCGGCGCGACAAAGCTGTCATTTTGCTCCAGAAAACTTCTGGCGCAAACGGGAACAAAAGCGGGCAAGAGCGACCATCGCCAGCCCATTTTTGAAATCGCCTTTACGACAGACGACGTTCCGGCAGCGTTTAAGCGCGCGATAGATGCGGGTGCGATACTGGTTGAGGACGTGAAGGAAATGGACTGGGGTCAAACAATCAGCTATGTCGCAGACCCAGAAAACAACCTTGTCGAAATTTGTTCCGCAGTGGCGTAG
- a CDS encoding NAD-dependent succinate-semialdehyde dehydrogenase, with translation MQLSDPALFKQHAFINGIWLSAASQKSLDVTNPATGERLGQVPDMDENDTLLAVEAARLALIGWRALPAQRRAALLRDWFELMLAHSKDLAMIMTLEQGKPLAEAEGEIRYAASFIEWFAEQAKRTNGEVIPSPSPDRRLMVIKQPVGVCAAITPWNFPSAMITRKAAPALAAGCTMVIRPASETPFSALAMAELASRAGIPAGVINVITGRSGPIGGVLTTHPEVRKLTFTGSTEVGRLLMRQCADSVKKLSLELGGNAPFIVFDDADLEAAVEGAIAAKFRNGGQTCVCANRFYIQRGIYPKFTGLFTQRVRELNVGNGLHEGVDIGPLINASAVEKVNELVADAVSRGAHVLTGNTPHPLGGNFMVPTVLGNVRPGSRVLEEEIFGPVAPLVVFDDEEESVKLANDTIYGLAAYFYSQNAARLWRVGEALEYGMVGINTGLISNEVAPFGGVKQSGLGREGSAHGIDEYLEMKYLCQGV, from the coding sequence ATGCAGTTAAGCGATCCTGCGCTGTTTAAACAGCACGCGTTTATCAACGGCATCTGGCTTTCTGCCGCGAGCCAAAAAAGCCTCGACGTCACCAATCCAGCTACCGGCGAACGGCTCGGTCAGGTTCCCGATATGGATGAAAACGACACGCTGCTGGCCGTTGAAGCCGCTAGGCTGGCTCTGATCGGTTGGCGAGCGCTGCCCGCTCAGCGTCGTGCCGCCCTGCTGCGAGACTGGTTTGAGCTGATGTTAGCCCACAGCAAAGACCTCGCTATGATAATGACGCTGGAGCAGGGAAAGCCGCTGGCCGAAGCGGAAGGCGAGATCCGCTACGCCGCCTCGTTTATTGAGTGGTTTGCGGAGCAGGCCAAGCGCACGAATGGCGAAGTCATCCCCTCTCCGTCACCGGATCGTCGGCTCATGGTCATAAAACAGCCGGTCGGCGTGTGTGCCGCCATTACGCCGTGGAACTTCCCTTCCGCCATGATTACCCGCAAGGCCGCGCCCGCGCTGGCGGCGGGCTGCACCATGGTTATTCGCCCCGCCTCCGAAACGCCCTTCTCGGCGCTGGCAATGGCGGAACTGGCCTCTCGCGCCGGCATCCCTGCGGGCGTCATCAACGTAATAACCGGGCGTTCTGGCCCCATCGGCGGTGTGCTGACAACGCACCCGGAAGTACGCAAGCTGACCTTTACCGGCTCAACAGAAGTCGGACGGCTGCTGATGCGCCAGTGCGCCGACAGCGTAAAAAAGCTATCTCTTGAACTGGGCGGCAACGCGCCGTTTATCGTCTTTGACGACGCGGATCTCGAGGCGGCGGTAGAAGGCGCCATTGCCGCCAAGTTTCGCAACGGCGGGCAAACCTGCGTATGCGCCAACCGCTTTTACATCCAGCGCGGCATCTATCCAAAATTTACCGGCCTTTTCACGCAAAGAGTGCGAGAGCTCAACGTTGGCAACGGCCTGCACGAGGGCGTTGATATCGGGCCGTTGATTAACGCCAGTGCGGTAGAAAAAGTGAACGAGCTGGTAGCAGACGCCGTCTCCCGAGGCGCTCACGTGCTGACGGGTAATACTCCCCACCCGCTGGGCGGCAACTTTATGGTGCCGACGGTACTCGGCAACGTGCGCCCCGGCTCTCGCGTGCTGGAGGAAGAAATCTTTGGCCCCGTCGCCCCGCTGGTGGTGTTTGACGACGAAGAGGAATCCGTCAAGCTGGCAAACGACACCATCTACGGTCTGGCGGCCTACTTTTACAGCCAAAACGCCGCCCGCCTGTGGCGCGTGGGCGAGGCGCTGGAATACGGCATGGTGGGCATCAATACCGGGCTGATTTCCAACGAAGTCGCCCCGTTCGGCGGCGTCAAGCAGTCCGGCCTCGGTCGCGAAGGCTCCGCGCACGGCATTGATGAGTATTTGGAGATGAAGTATTTGTGTCAGGGGGTTTGA
- a CDS encoding tartrate dehydrogenase, whose translation MRKTYRIAAIPGDGIGKEVLPEGIRVLQAAAKRWDLDLSFETFEWASCDYYEQHQKMMPDDWFEILKPFDAIYFGAVGWPDRVPDHISLWGSLLKFRREFDQYVNLRPVRLFPGVPCPLANKKPGDIDFYVVRENTEGEYSSLGGRMFEGTDREFVVQESIFSRHGVDRILKFAFELAQTRPRKLLTSATKSNGMAISMPYWDERLALMAKNYPEIRWDKQHIDILCARFVLNPERFDVVVASNLFGDILSDLGPACAGTIGIAPSANINPERNFPSMFEPVHGSAPDIYGQNIANPIATVWTGAMMLDFLGDGDERYRAAHDGILHAIEQTIASGPKTRDLGGKASTQDVGKAIAELL comes from the coding sequence ATGAGAAAAACGTACAGAATTGCCGCCATTCCCGGCGACGGTATCGGCAAAGAAGTGTTACCGGAGGGCATCCGCGTACTGCAAGCGGCAGCCAAACGTTGGGATCTCGACCTCTCTTTCGAGACCTTTGAGTGGGCCAGCTGCGACTACTACGAGCAGCACCAGAAGATGATGCCGGACGACTGGTTTGAGATCTTAAAGCCGTTCGACGCCATCTACTTCGGCGCAGTCGGCTGGCCAGATCGGGTGCCGGACCATATTTCTCTCTGGGGCTCGCTGCTGAAGTTTCGACGCGAGTTCGATCAGTACGTCAACCTCAGGCCGGTTCGGCTGTTCCCCGGCGTGCCCTGCCCGCTGGCGAATAAAAAGCCCGGCGACATCGATTTCTACGTGGTGCGAGAGAACACCGAAGGGGAGTATTCCTCCCTCGGCGGCCGCATGTTTGAAGGCACTGACCGCGAATTTGTGGTGCAGGAATCCATCTTCAGCCGCCACGGCGTCGACCGCATTCTGAAGTTCGCCTTTGAACTGGCGCAAACTCGCCCGAGAAAGCTTCTGACCTCGGCCACCAAGTCCAACGGCATGGCGATCAGCATGCCCTACTGGGACGAGCGTCTGGCGCTGATGGCGAAAAACTATCCGGAGATCCGCTGGGACAAACAGCACATCGATATTCTCTGCGCCCGCTTTGTGCTGAACCCGGAGCGCTTTGACGTGGTAGTGGCCTCCAACCTGTTCGGCGACATCCTTTCCGACCTCGGCCCGGCCTGCGCGGGTACCATCGGCATCGCGCCGTCGGCCAACATCAACCCGGAGCGTAACTTCCCGTCGATGTTTGAACCGGTACACGGTTCAGCGCCTGACATCTACGGCCAGAACATCGCCAACCCCATAGCCACTGTCTGGACCGGCGCTATGATGCTGGACTTCCTTGGCGACGGCGACGAACGCTACCGCGCCGCCCACGATGGCATTCTCCACGCCATCGAGCAGACCATTGCCAGCGGCCCCAAAACTCGCGACCTTGGAGGAAAAGCCTCCACTCAGGACGTTGGCAAAGCGATCGCCGAGCTGTTATAG